TGTGTGGAGTACGACATCTTCGTCGGGATGCACTCGTCTGACAGTGGCTACTCGCGGTATACCTCCGAGTGGGACGGCGGCGCGCAGGAGATGCTGCCGTTCCAGACCAACGCGATGTCGATCCTCAACGAGTGGCGGCCGATCCAGGATGCGGTGGCCTCGTGGGTGATTCACGGCGCGCTGTTCCGGTTCCCCACGCTCAAAGTCGGAATCGTCGAGGCCGGGTCGAAGTGGATGTTCCCCCTGCTCGATTCCATGGCCGAGGTGTACAAAAAGGCGCCGGAAGCCTTCGCGGGCAACCCGATGGAGGAGATCAAGAACCGCATCTACGTCAGCCCGTTCTACGAGGAGGGCATCGACGACCTGATCAACCTGATCGGGGTGGACCAGGTGCTCTACGGTTCGGACTGGCCGCATCCCGAGGGTCTGGCCGAGCCGACGCACTACGTGACCGCGCTCGAGCACCTCGCCGTCGAGGACCAGGCGAAGATCATGGGCGGAAACCTCGGGCGTCTCGTCACGACGTGACCTACCAGCCCCGCTGGGACACCATCCCCGAGATGGTGTGCAGCGCAGCGGACCGGTTCGGCGACGCGGAAGCGGTCGTCGACGGTCCGCTGCGCTTGTCCTTTTCGGAGGTTGCCGACCGAATCCATTGTGCGGCAGGCGCGTTCGCCGAGTTCGGAATCGGAAAGGGCGACCGCGCCGCGATCTGGGCGCCGAACTCCGCCGAATGGATCATCGCGGCGTTCGGCCTGTTGACCGCCGGCGGCGTCCTCGTACCCGTCAACACCCGGTTCAAGTCAGAGGAGGCGGCCGACGTCATCGGCCGCAGCGGTGCGAAGGCGGTGCTGGTTCAGCAGGGTTTCCTGGACCAGGACTACGCATTGCCTTCCTCGATGCCCGGCCGGGTGCCGCCGGTGATCGACGTCAAATCCGACTTCCTTTCCAGCGGAGGCCCTTTCGAGCAGCGGGTCGAGGGCTCCGATATCTCCGACATCATCTTCACCTCCGGTACGACCGGCAGGCCCAAAGGTGTGATGATGAACCACCGGCAGAACCTGCGGCTGTACGAGGAGTGGTGCGACCTCGCCGATCTGCGGCCGGGCGACCGCTATCTGATGGTGAATCCCTACTTCCACACCTTCGGGTACAAGGCCGGGCTGATCGCGTCGTTCATCCGTGGCGCGACGATGGTGCCGGTTCCGGTGTTCGACGTGGACCGCGTCGTCGACCTGATCGCGGCCGAACGCATCACCATGCTGCCCGGTCCGCCGACGCTCTATCACTCCCTGCTGGCGGTCGAGGACAAGACGAAGCTGGCCACGTTGCGTGCCGGTGTGACGGGGGCGGCCGACATCCCGGTCGAACTGGTGCGTCGGGTCCTCGAAGAGCTGCCGTTCCAGACGCTGGCGACCGGATACGGGCTCACCGAGGCGGGTACGGCCACGTTGTCGCGGCCCGGCGACTCGTTCACCGACATCGCCACCACGGTCGGTACCGCGTGCGACGGGGTCGAGGTCCGCATCGCCGATGACGGTGAAGTGCTGGTGCGCGGTTACAGCGTCATGCAGGGCTACCTCGACGATCCGGCGGCGACCGCGGAGTCGATCGATGCGGACGGCTGGTTGCACACGGGGGATCTCGGCACGCTCGACGACGCCGGCCGCCTGCGCATCGTCGGCCGCAAGAAGGACATGTTCATCGTGGGCGGATTCAACGCCTACCCCGCCGAGATCGAGGGTTTCCTGCTCGAGCATCCGGCTGTCGCCCAGGTCGCCGTCATCGGTGTGCCCGATGAACGGATGGGTCAGGTCGGCAAGGCGTTCGTGGTGCCACAGCGCGGTGCGCCGGCGCCGATCACCGCGGACGAGCTCGTCGCCTGGAGTCGGGAACGCATGGCAGGATTCAAGGTCCCGCGGTATGTAGAGTTCCTCGAGGGGCTGCCGCTCAATGCCACCGGTAAGGTCATGAAGAGCGAATTGCGCTGAGCGCACGCACAGCGCGTAAACCGCATTTCCGCAGGAAGCGCTGCGTCTGAACCCCATTACCGATGCGCTATCGTCGGTATCATTACCGAAAACTGAAAATGCCGTTCTCGCGAAGAAGTACTCCCAGACAGGAGGTCGCATGCCGTTCCGCAAGCGCGCCTCGCCCCTCCTCGGCGGCGATCAGGTAGACGACGAGCGTGTCGATGGGGCCGAGGTGGTCGACGACGACGCGACGGCGCTGGCCGAGGAAGCCGAGGCCGAGGCCGCCGAAGCGGAGGCGATGGCCGCCGCCGCCCGTGCCCGCGCGAGGGCGATCCGGTTGCGCCGCGCCGCCTCGGCGCCCGCGCCTGTCGAGGCCGAGGCGAAAGACCCCGAACCCACACCCGTTGTGGCCGCCGAACCGGACGCAACGACCGACGCTGATACGACCGACGCTGATACGACCGACGTCGAACCGGTTGACGAAGCCCCGGCCGATGAGCAGCTGCAGCGTCGGGCGCGACCCCCGGTGTGGAAGGTCGTCGCTGCGACGGTGGCGGTGCTGTGCACCCTGGCGCTGCTCACCGTCAGCGGACTGATGATCTGGCAACACACCGAGACCGAGAAGCACAACCGGACCGCGGCCGAATTCGAGGCGGCGGGGCGTCAAGGCGCGGTGACACTGATGTCGTTGAACTTCAATTCCGCCAAGGACGACATCCAGCGCATCATCGACAACACCACCGGACAATTCAAGAAGGACTTCGAACAGCAGGCGGAGGATTTCAACCAGGTGGCACAGGAGTCGAAGGTGGTCACCGAGGTGACCGTCAAGGGCGCCGCCGTGGAATCCATTGCCGACGACGCCAACTCGGGCGTGGTCCTGGTGGCCGCCGAGACCAAGGTGACCAACGCCGCCGGCGCCAAGCAAGAGCCCCGCGCGTGGCGACTCAGCGTGAATCTGGCCCGAGAAGGTGACCAGCTCAAGATGTCGAAAGTGGAGTTCGTGCCGTGAGCGCAGACGACAAGCCCGACACCGACACCGCCGCCGAGGCCGGATCGCCGGCCGTCGAGACCGACGCCGTCGAGACCGACACCCACGCCGACACCGCGGAGCCGGCGCCCCCGACCCGCACCCGACGCACCACGCGAGTCAGCATCACCGCGATCGTGCTGGCGGTCGCGTTGGTGGCTTCCGCGGCGTTGACGGGCTGGCTGTACTTCACCCAGTACCGCCCCGACCAGCAGATCAGCCAGGCAGTCAGTGATTCGGTGCTCACCACGGCCAAGGACGGCACCGTCGCGCTGCTGTCGTATTCGCCGGACAGCCTCGAACAGGATTTCACGGCGGCCAAGTCGCGGTTGACCGGTGACTTCCTTTCGTACTACACGCAATTCACCCAGGACATCGTCACTCCGGCGGCCAAGCAGAAGTCGGTGAAGACGACAGCGGCGGTGGTGCGTGCCGCGGTGTCGCAGCTGACGCCGGGGTCGGCCGAAGTGCTGGTGTTCATCAACCAGAACACCACGAGCGCGGAGAACCCTGAGGGCGCCTTCGCGATGAGTGCGGTCCGGGTCGGCTTGACCAGGATCAACGGCGCTTGGCTCATATCCTCGTTCGACCCGGTCTAGAAAACGGGTCACCCCCCCGCGCGGTGAGAATGTAGCCGCACGCCAGGGAGAAGAGGGACACGTGAGCAACGTCGAGTCAACCGTCGGCAGCCCGACACCCGCGCACCGGCTGCGCCGCATGGTGGGCCGCGATCCGCACGAACCGCACCGGACGGCCACACCGCTTGAACTTCTGTTCGACCTCACCTTCGTCGTCGCGTTCGGCATCGCCGCGTCGCAGTTCGCGCACCTGCTCGCCGAAGACCACCTCGGCGCGGGCCTGACCGGATTCGCCTTCGCCACGTTCTCGATCTGCTGGGCGTGGATCAACTTCAGCTGGTTCGCGTCGGCCTACGACACCGACGACTGGGTCTACCGGCTGTTGACGATGCTGCAGATGGTGGGCGTGATCGTCCTCGCGCTCGGTCTGCCGCAGATGTTCGCCTCGCTCGAACACGGCGGACAGGTCGACAACGCGGTCCTGGTGGCCGGTTACGTCGTCATGCGGATCGCGCTCGTCGCACAGTGGCTGCGGGCAGCCGCCCAGGATCCCGCGCGGAGATCGGCCTGCCTGACCTACGCCGCTGCAGTGACAGTCGCGCAGATCGGCTGGGCCGCACAGATCTTCATACCGACCTCGGCTGGCGTGTTCTTCCTGTGCGTCGTGGTTCTGGTCGCTGTGGAGTTGTCCGGGCCGGTGGTCGCGGAGCGCCGGATGAGCGGAACGCCGTGGCACGCGCATCACATCGTCGAGAGGTACGGGCTGCTGGCGATCATCGCCCTGGGCGAGGGCGTGGTCGGCACGGTCGCCTCGATCTCGGCCGCCGTAGGGGCGCAGGGGTGGTCGACGGACGCCGTGCTCGTTGCGGTTGCGGGCACCGGTCTGACGTTCGGGATGTGGTGGGTGTACTTCCTGGTGCCGCACGCCGATCTTCTGCATGCCGACCGCGCCGCCTCGTTCTGGTTCGGCTACCTGCACATCCCGGTGTTCGGCGCGATCGTGGCGACCGGGGCAGGCCTGCACGCCGCCGCGTATTTCATCGAGCATCACTCGAAGCTGAGTTCGGTACTGACCGTCGCGACGGTCGCCGTGCCGGTCGGGGTCTACCACATCGGCCTCTACATCCTCTACGCGTTGCTGGCGCGGTCGGTCAACGCCTTCCACGGATCTCTCGTCGTCGGGACGGTCGCGGTGCTCGTCGGGGCGGTGTGGCTGGCCGCCGGCGGGTTGCCGATGGCGGTGTGTCTGGTGATCGTGACGCTGGCACCGGTGGTCACAGTGCTCGGATACGAGGCGACCGGTCGTCGTCACCTCAACGCTCGCGCGGGCGAGGGTGCCTAGCGCCCTGCTCAGCCGGGTTTAGCCGATGTGCCCGTGGGCAAGTCCCTCGGTAGCCGACGGACATGGGAGGCCGCGATGCCGAAGACCACCAAGGGCGGTCAGGCCAAGAAGAGTGAACTGCCCAGCACCCTGAAGAAGTCGGACGCCAAGGCTCAGCGGACGTTCGCCAAGGCCCACGATTCCGCCGCCGACGAGTACGGCGATGCCGAACGGGCGCACCGGGTGGCGTACAGCGCGCTGAAGCACAGCTACGAGAAGGTCGGCGACCACTGGGAGCCCAAGGACGAGAAGGGCCCGTCGGACACGCGGGCGGAGAGTGGCGGACCGAACGCCAAGGGTGAAACCGCCGAAGGCGTCAACGCCAACGCGTCGAAGAAACATCTCGTCGAGGTGGCCCGGCGCCTCGACATCTCCGGCCGCTCGACGATGACCAAGGACGAACTGGTCGCCGCGATCAAGAAGGCCAACCGGCGCGAGTCCGCCCGCAAGCGTTAGCGATCCGCGCGCGGCGCGAGATTGGCGTCGAAGCCCTCGAGCAGTATGCGCTCCTGTTCGAGCTTCATCACCCGGCGCGTTTTACGGCGGGTGATCAGGATCCCGGCCGTGGCCAGCGTCCACACCGCGTACTGCGCCGTCCAGGCCCACCGGAACGTATCGAACGAGTAACCACCTGCGGCGTCCAGGATCTGGCCCATCGCCTGCATCAACAGCAGCGAGGCGAGGAAGCCGCCCATGTTCACCATTCCCTGGGCGGTGCCCAGGGTGGCGCTCGGGTTGAAGGTGCGCGCGAAGTCGAAGCCGACCATCGATCCCGGTCCGCCGACCGAGATGACGACGACGAGCGTCACCAGCAGCCACAGCGGGGCGGGGCCGGGCAGGGCGAGCACGATGGCCCAGATGAGCGCATTGGAGCCGATGATGCCCAGCACCAGCCACGATCTGCGGTGCGGGTGCCTGCCGGTGAAGATGCCGATCGCGACGCCGGCCACGATGGCCGCCAGCACGGAGACCGACAGCAGGGAACCGGCCGCCGACCTCGACAGGCCCTGCGCGGCCGTCAGGTAGGGAACTCCCCACATCAGGGCGAACACCGTGACCGAAAACTGCGTACCCATGTGGGTGAAGAAGCCCAGCCGGGTCCCCGGCCGCAGCCACACCGTCTTGACGCTGCGCAGAGTGTCGCCGATGGAGTTCGTCGATTCCGGGACATGCCGCCCGGACGGGGTGTCCTTGACCAGCGCGAGCGTCAGCACCATGGCCACCAGGCCGAATGCCGCCGCCGAGGTGTAGGCCGTGGTCCATCCGGCGACGCCGAGGATCGCCAGGAACGGCACCGCGGAGAGCACCTGGCCGAGCTGTCCGCAGAAGCCGGTCAGCTGCGTGACGAGTGGAACCTGTTTCGGCGAGAACCAGTGCGGAACCAACCGGAGCACCGAGATGAACGTCAGCGCGTCGCCGAGACCCAGGACCGCCCTGGCTGCGATCGCGGCAGGCAGTGACTCACTGACCGCCAGGGTTAGCTGACCGGACGCCATCAGCGCCGCTCCGAGGACGATCAGCACCTTGGATCCGAAGCGGTCCAGAAGGAGGCCCGCGGGTACCTGCGCACCGGCATACACCACGACTTGCAGGACGACGAAGGTGGCCAGGACGCTCGGAGTGGCGGAGAACCGCTCGCCGGCGTCGAGGCCGGAGACCCCCAGGGTGGTGCGGTCCATCACCGCGACGATGTAGGCCAGCAATCCGGTGGCCCACACGATCCAGGGGCGCACTCGGAAACCCTCCGTCGATTGGCTGATGTCTGCGTTCCATCGTGTCCCAGGCGCTGGGCCGTTGACGACTCCGTGGACTGTGACATTCGCTGCGGCCGGCCGACGGAGGCCTGGGCCGTTGACCTCGGAGTTGGCTGAAAATGCACTTTTATGTTCAGTGGTGCGCATGAGGTTTGATGTTGTTCCTGCTCATCGGCTGTAGTGAGCCTGACGACGGAATTACGGCACAAGATCGGCTGAGTTCGCTCGTTTCGCCGCACCGCGGGTACAGTGACTTGTGCCGCGGTTCGATGCACGACGCGCGCGAAAGGAGGAGCGTGGACGTGATCGAGTACCGGCTGAACGAGTTGGCTCGGATCTCAGGGGTCAGTACGCGCAATATCCGCGCATACCGGGAGCGCGGGTTGCTCGACCCGCCGCGCCGTCAGGGCCGCTCGGCCTTCTACAACGCCTATCACCTGGCTCAGCTCGACACGATCAACCAGCTCCTGCGCCGGGGATTCAGTTCCGCCCACATCGCGGAGTTCTTCGCGAGCATGCGCGCCGGTGCCGACCTGGCCGACATCCTGGGCTTGCAGCGCTCGCTGTTCGCCGCCGAGGGTGGGCACGACGAGCAGCCGCCGACGGCTCGCGCCCTCGACGTCGACGCCACCTGCGAGGAGGCGGACCAACTGGTGGCTTACGGCCTCGCCGAGATCGTCGAGGGCAGCCTCGTGTTCCTGGATCCGTCGATCGCCGAGATCGTCAGCCGCGCACCCGATCCGATGCTCTACATTCGGGCCATCGTGCGCATCGTGGCATCCACCCGGCGCGACGTTGACACCCTGGCCGGGGTCGTGGCCGAGGCGCTGCAGGAGTGCATCGAGGCCCGCTTTGGACCTGATCAAACACCGGAGCCGCTGGAGATGCACCGGATGGTGCAGGACTACCGGGAGCTGGCCAACAGGCTGGTCGCCCGTCACCTCGACGAGGCGCTGCACGCCCAGATGTCATGGCCGTGCGGCGACGAGCGCATCGCAGGCAGTGCGCGGCCGGCACCTCCGCAGGCGGTCCGCGAAGGAAACTGATACGAGAGTGGCCAGTGGCGTTGATGTGAAACGTGAGGTCGCCGTCGTAGTCTGTTTCGCGTGTCGATCTCGCGGCGTGAGGTGTTGAAAGCGGCCGCTCCCGCCGTCCTCGGCATGAGTGCCGGCCTGCACGCCGTCGCCTCGGCGCTGGCACCCCCGGCCGCGGCGGCCCCGCTCGGGGTGCTTCTCGACTATGCCGCCGGCGTGATCCGCGCGGCCGACATCCGCGCCTCCGGGGCCATCGGAGCTATCCGCTACGTCTCAGACCGCCGACCGGGCGGGGCATGGATGCTGGGTAAGCCGATCCAACTGCCCGAGGCCCGCGATCTGTACCAGAACGGCCTCAAGATCGTGTCGTGCTACCAGTTCGGGAAGGCCGACTCCGCCGATTGGCTGGCCGGGCAGAGCGCGGGGGTGGCGCACGCCAAACGAGGCTGGGAACTGCACGTGGCTGCCGGCGGTTCCTATGGATCGCCGATCTACGCATCGATCGACGACGACCCCACCTTCGAGCAGTACAAACAGCAGGTGGCGCCGTATCTGAAGGGGTGGGAGGCGGTGCTGGGCCGTCAGCGGGTGGGCGTCTACGCCAACTCGAAGACCATCGAGTGGGCCCTGCAGGACGGCATCGGCACCTACTTCTGGCAACACAACTGGGGTTCGCCGGGACGCGTCGCACACCCTGCCGCGCACCTGCATCAGGTGGAGATCGACAAACGTCAGGTCGGCGGTGTCGGCGTCGACATCAACCACATCCTGCGGCCGCAATTCGGTCAGTGGGATTAGAGACCCTACCGATCAGTAAGTAGAAGCAGCAAACATTCGCACCCCCGGGGCGGCTCCGACTGGACAGATCGGGCGCTCCTGTCGACCCGTCACAGGGTCTGACCACGCACTTCGGAAGAATGGAAAGTTAGATAACGATTTGGTAACGATACTGCCGTGATCAGGGCAGTTGGAGCTACTCGACCGTAACCACCTGCCAGCAGGACGTTTGTCCCGGCAGCCGGTCGCGCCCTCCGAACGGCGTGTTACCCAAGCGCGGGTTACCCGAGCGTAGAACTCGCCAGTAACCAATTCGGTCACCCGGGGGCCGCCTCCTCTTATGCCACTCTTAGTGGGGCTGGGTTGTCTCCCCGCGGATGGAACCACGGGTCCGCTCGCGACGCGACCGGCCGGATTCGACGCCGAATCGCCGTCGGCTCGCCGCAGTGCAGCGCGGGCCGCCGCCGGAGACGACCACCCGACACACCGACGTTCGCCAGCAATACGTGCGAGCGCCAGAGCATCACCGAGGAGATAACGACACGTGACGATCTACGAGCATGACAGGGTGTCCACCGGCTGGGGCGACGAGTCCGGAGCCAAGTCCACCCATGCACTGGTGGATCGGCTGACCGCGGGCGAGCCGTTCGCGGTGGCCTTCGGTGGGCAGGGCAGCGCGTGGCTGGAGACGCTCGAGGAGCTGGTGTCCTCGACGGGCATCGAATCGGAGTTGGCCACGCTCGCAGGCGAGGCGGAACTGCTGCTGGAGCCCGTCGCCAAGGAGCTCGTGGTCGTCCGCCCGATCGGCTTCGAACCGCTGCGCTGGGTGCGCGCGCTCGCCGCCGAGGAGCCCGTTCCGACCGCCAAGCAGCTGACCTCCGCTGCGGTGTCCGTGCCGGGCGTGCTGCTGACCCAGGTCGCCGCGGTGCGCGCGCTCGCCCGCCAGGGCATGGACCTGTTCGACACGCCGCCCGTCGCGGTGGCCGGCCACTCCCAGGGTGTCCTGGCCGTCGAGGCGCTGGCCGCCAAGGGCGCCAAGGACGTCGAGCTGCTCGCGCTGGCCCAGCTGATCGGCGCGGCGGGCACACTCGTCGCCCGTCGTCGCGGCATCACGGTCCTCGGCGATCGCCCCCCGATGGTCTCCGTCACCAACGCCGACCCCGAGCGCATCTACGAACTGCTCGAGGAGTTCTCCTCCGACGTGCGTACCGTGCTGCCCCCGGTGCTGTCGATCCGCAACGGCCGCCGCTCCGTTGTCATCACCGGCACCCCCGAGCAACTGTCGCGCTTCGAGCTGTACTGCAACCAGATCGCGGAGAAGGAAGAGGCCGAGCGCAAGAGCAAGCTGCGCGGCGGTGCGGTCTTCGCGCCGGCATTCGACCCGGTGCAGGTCGAGGTCGGCTTCCACACCCCGCGCCTGGCCGACGGCATCGACATCGTCGGCCGGTGGGCCGAAGCCGTCGGTATCGACGTCGAGCTGGCGCGCCAGATGACCGAGGCCATCCTCGTCAGCCAGGTCGACTGGGTCGACGAGGTCACCGAGCTGCACGACGCAGGCGCGCGGTGGATCCTCGACCTCGGTCCCGGCGACATCCTCACCCGGTTGACCGCCCCGGTGATCCGCGGGCTCGGTGTGGGCATCGTGCCCGCCGCCACCCGCGGCGGCCAGCGCAACCTGTTCACCGTCGGCGCCGTCCCCGAGGTGGCCCGCCCGTGGTCGAGCTACACCCCGACCGCCGTGCAGCTGCCCGACGGCTCGGTGAAGCTGTCCACCAAGTTCACCCGCCTGACCGGCCGCTCGCCGATCCTGCTGGCCGGGATGACCCCCACCACCGTCGACGCCAAGATCGTCGCGGCGGCGGCCAACGCCGGCCACTGGGCCGAACTCGCCGGTGGCGGCCAGGTCACCGAAGAGATCTTCGACGACCGCATCGCAGAGCTCACCACGCTGCTCGAACCCGGCCGTGCCATCCAGTTCAACTCGCTGTTCCTCGACCCGTACCTGTGGAAGCTGCAGCTGGGCGGAAAGCGGCTGGTGCAGAAGGCCCGCCAGTCCGGCGCCCCCATCGACGGCGTCGTGGTCACCGCGGG
Above is a window of Mycolicibacterium baixiangningiae DNA encoding:
- a CDS encoding low temperature requirement protein A → MVGRDPHEPHRTATPLELLFDLTFVVAFGIAASQFAHLLAEDHLGAGLTGFAFATFSICWAWINFSWFASAYDTDDWVYRLLTMLQMVGVIVLALGLPQMFASLEHGGQVDNAVLVAGYVVMRIALVAQWLRAAAQDPARRSACLTYAAAVTVAQIGWAAQIFIPTSAGVFFLCVVVLVAVELSGPVVAERRMSGTPWHAHHIVERYGLLAIIALGEGVVGTVASISAAVGAQGWSTDAVLVAVAGTGLTFGMWWVYFLVPHADLLHADRAASFWFGYLHIPVFGAIVATGAGLHAAAYFIEHHSKLSSVLTVATVAVPVGVYHIGLYILYALLARSVNAFHGSLVVGTVAVLVGAVWLAAGGLPMAVCLVIVTLAPVVTVLGYEATGRRHLNARAGEGA
- a CDS encoding ChaB family protein, whose translation is MPKTTKGGQAKKSELPSTLKKSDAKAQRTFAKAHDSAADEYGDAERAHRVAYSALKHSYEKVGDHWEPKDEKGPSDTRAESGGPNAKGETAEGVNANASKKHLVEVARRLDISGRSTMTKDELVAAIKKANRRESARKR
- a CDS encoding MFS transporter, which encodes MRPWIVWATGLLAYIVAVMDRTTLGVSGLDAGERFSATPSVLATFVVLQVVVYAGAQVPAGLLLDRFGSKVLIVLGAALMASGQLTLAVSESLPAAIAARAVLGLGDALTFISVLRLVPHWFSPKQVPLVTQLTGFCGQLGQVLSAVPFLAILGVAGWTTAYTSAAAFGLVAMVLTLALVKDTPSGRHVPESTNSIGDTLRSVKTVWLRPGTRLGFFTHMGTQFSVTVFALMWGVPYLTAAQGLSRSAAGSLLSVSVLAAIVAGVAIGIFTGRHPHRRSWLVLGIIGSNALIWAIVLALPGPAPLWLLVTLVVVISVGGPGSMVGFDFARTFNPSATLGTAQGMVNMGGFLASLLLMQAMGQILDAAGGYSFDTFRWAWTAQYAVWTLATAGILITRRKTRRVMKLEQERILLEGFDANLAPRADR
- a CDS encoding MerR family transcriptional regulator, producing the protein MDVIEYRLNELARISGVSTRNIRAYRERGLLDPPRRQGRSAFYNAYHLAQLDTINQLLRRGFSSAHIAEFFASMRAGADLADILGLQRSLFAAEGGHDEQPPTARALDVDATCEEADQLVAYGLAEIVEGSLVFLDPSIAEIVSRAPDPMLYIRAIVRIVASTRRDVDTLAGVVAEALQECIEARFGPDQTPEPLEMHRMVQDYRELANRLVARHLDEALHAQMSWPCGDERIAGSARPAPPQAVREGN
- a CDS encoding FadD3 family acyl-CoA ligase, with amino-acid sequence MVCSAADRFGDAEAVVDGPLRLSFSEVADRIHCAAGAFAEFGIGKGDRAAIWAPNSAEWIIAAFGLLTAGGVLVPVNTRFKSEEAADVIGRSGAKAVLVQQGFLDQDYALPSSMPGRVPPVIDVKSDFLSSGGPFEQRVEGSDISDIIFTSGTTGRPKGVMMNHRQNLRLYEEWCDLADLRPGDRYLMVNPYFHTFGYKAGLIASFIRGATMVPVPVFDVDRVVDLIAAERITMLPGPPTLYHSLLAVEDKTKLATLRAGVTGAADIPVELVRRVLEELPFQTLATGYGLTEAGTATLSRPGDSFTDIATTVGTACDGVEVRIADDGEVLVRGYSVMQGYLDDPAATAESIDADGWLHTGDLGTLDDAGRLRIVGRKKDMFIVGGFNAYPAEIEGFLLEHPAVAQVAVIGVPDERMGQVGKAFVVPQRGAPAPITADELVAWSRERMAGFKVPRYVEFLEGLPLNATGKVMKSELR
- a CDS encoding DUF1906 domain-containing protein, with protein sequence MSISRREVLKAAAPAVLGMSAGLHAVASALAPPAAAAPLGVLLDYAAGVIRAADIRASGAIGAIRYVSDRRPGGAWMLGKPIQLPEARDLYQNGLKIVSCYQFGKADSADWLAGQSAGVAHAKRGWELHVAAGGSYGSPIYASIDDDPTFEQYKQQVAPYLKGWEAVLGRQRVGVYANSKTIEWALQDGIGTYFWQHNWGSPGRVAHPAAHLHQVEIDKRQVGGVGVDINHILRPQFGQWD
- a CDS encoding twin-arginine translocation pathway signal; this translates as MSADDKPDTDTAAEAGSPAVETDAVETDTHADTAEPAPPTRTRRTTRVSITAIVLAVALVASAALTGWLYFTQYRPDQQISQAVSDSVLTTAKDGTVALLSYSPDSLEQDFTAAKSRLTGDFLSYYTQFTQDIVTPAAKQKSVKTTAAVVRAAVSQLTPGSAEVLVFINQNTTSAENPEGAFAMSAVRVGLTRINGAWLISSFDPV